Sequence from the Helicoverpa armigera isolate CAAS_96S chromosome 14, ASM3070526v1, whole genome shotgun sequence genome:
ATTGCTTTCCGTACCCGGGCATAGTGGTTTTCAATTGATAAAAGAATTTTCCACATCGGTTGAGTAAATCCAGAGATTCCTAACTCAAAATCTTTACTTCTctataaatagtaggtataacACATTcaacaaatgcaaataaatccATTGACTTTGAACAATGTAATATTGTTTAGTattatgtataaacataatTGTTATTGGGTCTAGATTTATACGGAtagtaaaaatacattttactgCATCCTTTCtagctatatttaaaacaaacaaatataattatgtaatcgAAACCAATCGTTAAAAACTGCAGTCGTTTTACATTCAGGACACCAGACAAACTTTCTCAATTTTTATGGTTCCGTCAACAGTAGAATCCACCTAGGTATTGAGTGCTATATTCTGTATTTATATCTAACTTAGCATATAAACACGCATGATTATTCTAGACGTACCAACGAGATCACATGATGTATcacatactggtttatttatagttaacaGCAGGTTTtccgtattatttatttatcaagaatAAGTGACATCAATAATTTAATAGTGAAGCACGTTGCCACTTAGTTTTTAATTACTCCAGTAACATTCCATTCTTTGGACATTCCATTCCAGTATTAGCAACACCCATGGCTACACCGAGGCattggtttatttatatttttttttcactttccCAAAAGAAGTGTAAGGTTTATAGTTCATACTTAAATGTTTTACTTTCAGTTGATAATAGCCAGCGGAGTATGGACGTCAGTGTTCCTGTACGGGCTGTGCGTGGGCGCACCCACCATGTTCATCCCGCAGATCCGACGCGAGGCGAACGATACCAGCGTCATCACTGACGACATGGCTTCTTGGCTCAGTAAGTACCAACTGGATTAATGTTTCAACAGttaaaaaaacgtaaataataagattaagattaaaaaatgtcctatccattttttttcttaatgaaGGGACAAAAAACAGTGACATAATGAAACATATAAACAATTATCCATTTGAGTAGAGCACTGCActtaacaaaagataaaaaatcttgataaTTAAGTATCTTAATAAAAAGCTCActtatgaaatgaaatgtttaCACGACATGTATTCGTGTAAAAAGTCATGTCAAGATCGTTTATCTTTGGTTAAGTGACTACTTAAGTAGTACCTACTCAatttgtgtcacttctaaatgTGCAAAAAACATTTCCAGGTTCTGCGTACAGCTTTAGTGGATTTCCCTTCGTCATTATCCTCTCCATCATCACCAAGTTCGTCGGCAGGAAGATACCTTTCATCATTGCAGCCCTGGATACACTGGCTGCCTTCATCGTCCTGTTTTGTAGCACCACCATCACGCAGTTATTGATCAGTGAAATAATGCAAGGATTGTTCTCCGCTCTGAACACAACCGTTACTGTCATGATCCTAACAGAATATACCTCACCAAAGTATAGAGGCATATTCCTAACAATCAAAACAGCTACGTTCTACTGGGGTATTTGGACCTCCAATGCGATTGGCACATTTTTCCATTGGAAGAAAATCCCACTGTTCGGGATAGTATGTTCTTTGTACGCCTTGATAAATGTTATGATGTGGCCCGAGTCACCTGTCTGGTTAGCAAGCAGGGGGAAATTCGAAGAGTGTGCAGCTGCACATCGGTCTCTTAAGGGATGTGATGAAGACTCAGAGAAGGAATTGGAAGCTTTGATAGCGTCTGAAAGGGAATACCTCGCTAGCTGTGATACAAATCTATCTGCAAAAGGACATATCATTCAATTctttaaaacaatcaaatctaaagaattttataaacCAGCCTTACTATCTAATTTTACCGGTTTTTTAGGATTCTGCTCAGGTAAATTAATTTTTGCTGTGTATGCTATAGATGTgctaaagaaaataacaaaaagtgaATCAACGGCGTACGTTGCTATGTTAGTTATAGATGGCTTCACAGTATTCAGTATGTACTTAGGTTGTATATTAGCTAAACATTTCAATAGACGCAGTTTGTTGTTAGTCGCGTCTGCTATTGGTGctggatttttatttgttttatcattatatCTATTCTTGATAACTAAGAATGTAATTGCGGAAAACAAATACATTACTATATCTCTGTTTGTAGCATTCTCAATAGCTGTAAGTTGTGGTCCTTTGACTATGTGTATGTCAGTTTTTGGAGAATTGATTCCGCTGAGATCTAGGAATTTATCAATTTGTTTTATAGCTTTGTCTGGGAAACTC
This genomic interval carries:
- the LOC110378412 gene encoding facilitated trehalose transporter Tret1-2 homolog, translated to MDKCQYTEVPNITEKVVEIKKKTNWKPFFKQLIIASGVWTSVFLYGLCVGAPTMFIPQIRREANDTSVITDDMASWLSSAYSFSGFPFVIILSIITKFVGRKIPFIIAALDTLAAFIVLFCSTTITQLLISEIMQGLFSALNTTVTVMILTEYTSPKYRGIFLTIKTATFYWGIWTSNAIGTFFHWKKIPLFGIVCSLYALINVMMWPESPVWLASRGKFEECAAAHRSLKGCDEDSEKELEALIASEREYLASCDTNLSAKGHIIQFFKTIKSKEFYKPALLSNFTGFLGFCSGKLIFAVYAIDVLKKITKSESTAYVAMLVIDGFTVFSMYLGCILAKHFNRRSLLLVASAIGAGFLFVLSLYLFLITKNVIAENKYITISLFVAFSIAVSCGPLTMCMSVFGELIPLRSRNLSICFIALSGKLSIGIALKIAPWVFKNFGIEGAAFSFGVISSIVIMFLYKYLPETKDKTLQQIADNINGSKTKKATASLLDVSTK